A single window of Methylobacterium nodulans ORS 2060 DNA harbors:
- a CDS encoding zinc-finger-containing protein translates to MGAPSCCGALARLTTGREIYPHRVDLARTSFWKCDTCQGHVGCHEGTHQPLGTPATAEVRAARKAVHRVLDPIWQDAWRIRAYVGRPKRDRRRIQCAARRRLYAYLAHRLGIPREACHVGMFDLDRCAAALAVLDGLTYGAVRAWAQPIEAAARAAGKPRPLRERGRAAA, encoded by the coding sequence GCCCAGCTGCTGCGGGGCGCTCGCGCGCCTCACGACCGGCCGGGAGATCTATCCCCACCGCGTCGATCTCGCCCGCACGTCCTTCTGGAAGTGCGACACCTGCCAGGGGCACGTCGGCTGCCATGAGGGCACTCACCAGCCCCTCGGCACTCCTGCCACCGCCGAGGTGCGCGCCGCCCGCAAGGCGGTGCACCGGGTGCTCGACCCGATCTGGCAGGATGCCTGGCGCATCCGCGCCTACGTCGGGCGGCCGAAGCGCGACCGGCGAAGGATCCAATGCGCGGCCCGGCGCCGGCTCTACGCCTACCTCGCCCACCGCCTCGGGATTCCGCGCGAGGCGTGCCACGTCGGCATGTTCGACCTCGACCGCTGCGCCGCGGCGCTCGCGGTGCTGGACGGCCTCACCTACGGCGCCGTGCGCGCCTGGGCGCAGCCGATCGAGGCCGCGGCCCGCGCGGCCGGGAAGCCCAGGCCGCTCCGCGAGCGCGGGAGGGCCGCGGCATGA